The window AAGATCATCACCTACGGATTGAATCCGCAGGCTGACGTGCAGGCAGTCGATATCAGTCACAAAGACAATACCTCGACGTTCACCGTCGTCTACAACGGTGCCGACCTGGGACACGTCACCATTCAAGTCCCCGGGAATCACAACGTCCAGAACTCACTCGCTGCAATCGCCGTGGGTCTGCAGCTTGGCGTGCCGTTCGATAAGGTGAAGGCCGGTATCGAAAAGTTTTCCGGTGTGTACCGACGCTGGGAAAAGAAGGGCGACGTCAAGGGGATTACGCTGTATGACGATTATGCCCATCATCCCACAGAGTGCCGCGCGACGCTTGCAGGCGTCAAGGCCGGATGGCGGCGGCGCGTGGTGTGCGTTTTTCAGCCTCATCTCTATACGAGGACGCGCGATTTCTATGAGGACTTCGGGAAGTCATTCCTTCTCTCGGACGTGCTCATTGTAACAGACGTCTACCCTGCGCGGGAAGAAGCAATCCAGGGCATCTCGGGAGAATTGATCGTCAACGCGGCCAAGCGCTTCGGCCACAAGGATGCCCAGTACGTCCCGGACAAGAAACAGGTGCCCGATCATCTAGCGTCGATCGTCAAGAGCGGCGACATTGTGATCACCATGGGCGCGGGAGATATCTGGAAGTTTGGGGAAGAGTTTTTGAAGAAGATGAAAGGTTAAGAAGTTAATTGGTTAAATAGTTAATTGGTCAGATGTTGACCCACCAATTAACCAATCACCAATCAACAATTTGTGCTTTTACAACTATGGTCACACTGAGCGACATAAAGCCCTTTTTCCGCGGATACATCGCCATCAACGAGCCGATGTCGAAGTATACATCGATGCGCGTAGGCGGACCGGCGGACTATTATGTCGAGCCTGCCGATAAGCAGGACCTGGTGGAGATCGTTCAATACTTTCAGAAGAACAACTATCCGCACCTGATGCTCGGACGCGGAAGCAACATTATTATCAGTGACGACGGAATCCGCTGCGCGGCGATTAATCTTGAGTCATCGCTGGCCAACGTCTCCATGCAGGGAGATCTCGTGATAGCAGAAGCGGGCGCACACTGGTCGAAGTTTGTGGATTTCTGCATACAACAGGAATTAGCCGGAGTTGAAATGCTCGCCGGGATCCCGGGGAGCGTCGGCGGCTGCATCGTGATGAACGCCGGGGCGCATGGAGGCGAAACAGCAGATCACATCGTTGACGTGGAAGTGTTTCGCGATGGTCGTCTTCAGACAATTGCGAAAGAACAGGCCGACTTTTCGTATCGGCATTCGGGCTTTGGCAAAGACATCGTGTTGAGTGCTTCATTTCGGCTCCCGAAAGGGGACAAGGAAGAACTGATTCGACGACGCCGGGAGCACATCCTGAAACGGAACACCACACAACCGCTGACGCTTCCGAACTCCGGCAGCATGTTCAAGAACCCGCCGGGGATGTTCGCTGCGAAACTCATCGAGCAGGCAGGCCTGAAGGGAAAGCGGGTCGGGAGTGCCCAGATATCCGAGAAACACGCGAATTTCATCGTCAACCTTGGCGACGCGAAAGCCATAGATGTCGTGACACTGATGGATCTCACGCGGCGCACCGTCCATCAGAACACCGGCGTTCTTCTCGAGCTCGAAGTGAAGCTGGTCGGCTTTTCGGATGAAGTGAGGCAGAAGGTCGCATGAGCGCTCACAGAACATTGAAATTCGGATTTGTCGGGCTGCTCCTGCTGGCGGCAGGGCTGATTGTCTCGGCGAACCTCTGGAAGTCAAATCTGAAAGTGAAACGTGTAACAATCGAAGGAAACCGCATCGTCGAGACAGCGGAAATCACGCAGCTGATCAAGGTGCCGAAGAACTCGCAACTCCAGGATGTGGATCTCGCGGCTGTGAGGCGGGATATCCTCAGTCATCATTTTATCAAGGATGCGGTGATCGAGCGTGATTTGCCGGCAACACTGAAGGTTACAGTCAAAGAGCGCGTGCCGCTTGCGATCATCAACAGTGCAGAGATATTGTACCTCGACGAAGACGGCGTTGTCCTTCCTCATTCGATGTCGAAACAGTTATTCGATTTACCCGTGCTGACGGGAATGCCGGACGGACTGGTGTTGACACCGGGTACGATCATCAAGCATCCGGACATTCAAGAGGCGCTGCAGATTCTCGCAACCTCAAAGCTGGTGAACAAGGAACTATCCCATTTGCTGTCTGAAGTGCGTCTCCGGAATGGCGGCGACATTGTGCTGTATGCAGCTGAATGGGGTGTGCCGATCATCTTCGGCCGCGGGGAAATTGCGAACAAGCTGATTCGATTGGAATCGTTTTGGAATAGCATCGTCCGCGAGCGCGGATCTGATAATCTGCAGTACGTCGACCTTCGGTTCGACGATCAGGTCGTCGTTCGCTGGAACAAGAAGAACATCTAGATCTCCACGTCCCGCTGTCGGGATTGATTGATCACTCCGATCAGGATTGAAAGGAAAACATCGCTGTATGACACAGGATATCGCTGTTGGTCTTGACATAGGTACGACAAAGGTGTGCGCCATCGTCGCCGCGCCCGATGAGAATCATCCGGGAAAGCTGAACATCCTCGGCATCGGCCGAAGCCCGTCCGATGGACTGACCCGCGGCGTGGTCACGAACATAGAAAAGACTGTCCGCTCGATTCAAGCCGCCGTTGCAGACGCCCAGGCCCAGTCGGGAGTAAAGATCTCCTCTGTGACTGTGGGGATCGCCGGCGACCATATTCAAAGCTTTCAGAGCCGCGGCGTCGTCGCAATCAGCCGGCCTGATAATGAGATTACGCAGGAAGATGTTGACAGGCTTATCGAGGACACGAAAAAGGTTGCGCTCCCCTCGGACCGCAAGATCATTCACGTCATCCCTCAGCAGTTTATCGTCGACGGCCAGGATGGCATCTATGACCCCGTGGGCATGGCGGGCGTTCGGATGGAAGCAATCGTGCACATCATCACCGGACTTGTGACCGCAGCGCAGAATATCTACAAGTGTGTTCAGCGCGCGGGCTTGCACGTCAACGATATGGTTCTTGAGCCGCTTGCATCGAGCTATGCTGTGCTCGACGACGAAGAAAAGGAAGTCGGCGTGGCGCTGCTTGACATCGGCGGCGGCACGACCGATCTCGCCGTGTTCGAGGAGCGAACCATCAGGCATACCGCCGTCATCGGCATTGCGGGCAAGAAAGTGACAGACGATGTCCGCAAAGGCCTGGGCATCCTCACAGAACAGGCCGAACGGATCAAACAGGAACACGGCTACGCGTTCATGTCGGCTATCGTCAACAACGAGCCGATCATTCTGCCGGGAATTGGCGGCCGCCCCCCGATCGAGATTGACAAGAAGCTGCTCTGCCAGGTGATTCAGCCGCGGATGGAAGAGATTTTGGAAATTGCCTCGATGGAAATCAAGCGCTCCGGGTATTCTAAGCACCTCTCGGCGGGCGTTGTGCTGACGGGTGGCGGATCGCTCATCAAGGGGACAGCGGACCTTGCGCGCGAAGTTCTCGGCATGCCGGTGAAGATCGGCATACCCTCAGGGTTCAGCGCCGGCCTGATTCATGAAATCGAAAACCCGATCTATGCCACCGGTGTGGGGCTTGTCATCCACGAACTCAAGCATCGCGACCGTTCTGCGATCACGGCAAGTGTGACCCCCGAAAAGGGCAAAGGATCTGTGAAGAATATTTTTAACAGGATGAAAACCTGGTTTGACGAGCTGTAGGAAGATTGCAGAGAGCAGATTGCAGATTACAGACAGCAGGTTGATGCCTAGAATTTAGTCATGCATAATTTCCGAAAACTCAAGGTGTATGTCAAAGCTCTGGAATTCACAAAGACTGTGCGCTCTGCGACGAAAAGATTCCCAAAGGATGAACTTTTTTCATTGACATCTCAGTTTCGTCGCGCCTCAGATTCTATCGTCTTGAATATCGCTGAAGGCGCAGGCAATCGCTCCGACAAGGAGTTTGCCAAATTCCTGGACTATGCGATTCGTTCAGGCCATGAATGTGTCGGGTGCATGGATGTCGCTCTGGTAAATGAGTATATCTCTCAGGCAACGCATTCAGAGATGTTCAAAGAGGTAGACGAAATAATCGCAATGTTGATTGGTTTTCAAAAGACACTCACACAATGACGGTCTGCCATCTGTAGACTGCAAACTGAAAATGAATCAGAATTTGACACATACAAACTTACAACCCACTAACTAAAGGAGATGTTACCGTGATTGAACTTGACACCTTAGCGGACCGCGGGGCAAAGATTCGTGTGGTTGGCGTTGGCGGTGGTGGTGGAAACGCCGTCAACAGCATGATTGACAAAGGGTTGGTTGGCGTTGATTTTATCGCCATCAACACTGACGTCCAGGCGCTGGAACGCAACAAGGCATCGCAGAAAATCCAGGTCGGGAAAACCCTGACCCGGGGCCTTGGTGCCGGCGCAGATCCTACCATCGGCCACCGGGCAGTAGAGGAGGACCGTGAGGAGATCGCCCGCG of the Ignavibacteriales bacterium genome contains:
- the murB gene encoding UDP-N-acetylmuramate dehydrogenase, encoding MVTLSDIKPFFRGYIAINEPMSKYTSMRVGGPADYYVEPADKQDLVEIVQYFQKNNYPHLMLGRGSNIIISDDGIRCAAINLESSLANVSMQGDLVIAEAGAHWSKFVDFCIQQELAGVEMLAGIPGSVGGCIVMNAGAHGGETADHIVDVEVFRDGRLQTIAKEQADFSYRHSGFGKDIVLSASFRLPKGDKEELIRRRREHILKRNTTQPLTLPNSGSMFKNPPGMFAAKLIEQAGLKGKRVGSAQISEKHANFIVNLGDAKAIDVVTLMDLTRRTVHQNTGVLLELEVKLVGFSDEVRQKVA
- a CDS encoding FtsQ-type POTRA domain-containing protein; this encodes MSAHRTLKFGFVGLLLLAAGLIVSANLWKSNLKVKRVTIEGNRIVETAEITQLIKVPKNSQLQDVDLAAVRRDILSHHFIKDAVIERDLPATLKVTVKERVPLAIINSAEILYLDEDGVVLPHSMSKQLFDLPVLTGMPDGLVLTPGTIIKHPDIQEALQILATSKLVNKELSHLLSEVRLRNGGDIVLYAAEWGVPIIFGRGEIANKLIRLESFWNSIVRERGSDNLQYVDLRFDDQVVVRWNKKNI
- the ftsA gene encoding cell division protein FtsA → MTQDIAVGLDIGTTKVCAIVAAPDENHPGKLNILGIGRSPSDGLTRGVVTNIEKTVRSIQAAVADAQAQSGVKISSVTVGIAGDHIQSFQSRGVVAISRPDNEITQEDVDRLIEDTKKVALPSDRKIIHVIPQQFIVDGQDGIYDPVGMAGVRMEAIVHIITGLVTAAQNIYKCVQRAGLHVNDMVLEPLASSYAVLDDEEKEVGVALLDIGGGTTDLAVFEERTIRHTAVIGIAGKKVTDDVRKGLGILTEQAERIKQEHGYAFMSAIVNNEPIILPGIGGRPPIEIDKKLLCQVIQPRMEEILEIASMEIKRSGYSKHLSAGVVLTGGGSLIKGTADLAREVLGMPVKIGIPSGFSAGLIHEIENPIYATGVGLVIHELKHRDRSAITASVTPEKGKGSVKNIFNRMKTWFDEL